The sequence CAGTTGTCCCCTTCATCTGCGTCAGAGGCATTCATGTCCCTTAAGTTGAATCTCCCTCGGAGAACAGAGAGTTCATCGGAGGTGTCTTTGACCTCTGAGGTCTAGCTGATCATCGCGTGCGTCCTCAAGGAATTGCGACCTAAGGAACCGTTTCATTAAAACAGGTGGCAGGGCTCTCTCCAGAAATCATGTGGAACCATGTGTTCCCAGCCACCCACTCCTAGCGCCGTCCAAGCTAGTAGCCCGTATTTCCGGCGTTCGAGGAGGCAGCGGATCATTCGGGACCGGATGCAGTGGTACGACCAGGAGCCGCCGCATCAAGCACTCGGCTACCGCGGCCTGATCACATACTAGCTAGGACCGAACAATCATCCCAGGCAGGTCGATTTCAGGGGAAGCACCACAGCTCCGAAGAGAGACCCTCATGTTCCAGCGCGCTCTGCTCGATCACGCGGCATCTGTTGCAGCAATGGTGTCAATCAGTTCACAGACTCTTCCGGCTTGAACCGGCTGACCTGCATGCGTCTCCCGCACAGGTATGCGAGCGACCGGTGAGCTTCAAGCGGTTCCGTGCAAACCAGGCATAGGCCCTCACGACAAGTGGCTCGACTAGAGAAAGACGGGTAAGCCTCGCCAAAAATCCCAGGCCGACTGCCTCCCACATAGCTCGGAACACATCGACGCCGGTGATGACGGTCCCATCACCCCAACGGGCATGAATGATTCTCCCAAGTTCAGCGGGGGATATGTTTATTGATGTCGGGTCATAGTCCGGTCGTGAGAAGTCGCACAATAACAGCCGCCGATGCCTGTCCAATCTCCTCATAAGGGCGATCTCTCGATCGCAAATTGGGCAGGCTCCATCGAAGAATATTGTGAGCGGGTATGATGCCATCTGATCGGCCTCTCCTCGTTACCCGCGAGAGACGGCTTGCCTCATCAATCGATCCAGCCGGTGATCCAAGTCAGTGAAACTCTCCAGAACCGTAATATTGTGTGTCCTGAAAAGGTCACGCATGGCGAGCGCGCCATGCCCGCCGACGGCAAGATCGGAGGCAGGACGCACTGCATCGGCAAGGGTTTGAACCAACTCAGCCGCATGGGCCTCTGGAAGTGCGACAGGAAATGACATGATGGTCAGATCTGGTTCAACCTCATTGCAGAGCTTGGCCAATGAGCCAAGCGGCACATTGGCTCCCAAATAGTGAACTCGGCAGCCGCGAATACGACATCGATAGGCCACTGCAAACGCGGCGATGTCGTGTTCCTCGCCAGGCGGACAGCCCACCACCACTTTGGCGCCGAACTCAGCGACTGGAAGCTGATTCATGGCGGAGAAAATCTTTTGTTGGATTTGCCTTGTGACGTAATGTTCGATCGCCACGTCCAGATGACCATCGTGCCAGAGCTGCCCCACCTGTTCCTGAAGCGGGAGTAAGATCCCATGCAGCGCTTCCTCAAAGGGAATCACCGCCACGGCGCCGTTCAAACGCTTCTCAAAGATCACCCGATTGAAGGGATTCAAACTAGACAGCAGTTCCTGCAGGAGCCTACTGAATGCATTCTCGACGAACGACACTTGCGGTGCAGTGGCTCGTGCTCGATTCAACAACTCCTCTCGCCCTAATTTCGACAGCTCTCCGATCGAGCCTCCAGCATCCAACTGCTCCTTCAGGAACCTGAGTAACGCGACATCTTCATCGGAATAACTCCGATAACGATTGGCTCCTCTAGTCGGTTTTAGGATTTCAAATCGACGTTCCCATACTCGGATAACATCCCGCGAGAGCCCTGTGAGTTTTGCAACTCTATGAATTCTATGAGTATTCATAATTGGAGTCCAATTCTATTCCAATGTTCAATGTTGGTCAAATTTTTAACAAATAACACTTGACACAGTGGACATATTTGTCTTATACATTGGACATACTTATGACAAACATTGACCATAAGCATCATCTACACAGAAAAGCATACCGTCTCAGCCACTTCAAATGGCATGGCCTTTTGCTACATCAGTACGCTTCATCTTGTTGCAGATTTCCTCAGAGATCTTCATCCCTCACCCAACCATCTCGCTTAACTAGAGAGGTTTTCAACCAGTTGCAGCGTTCCTGGTGGTCACATTGCGTGGCCCCCGTTTTGCCTAGGCCTCTAGTACGGTTGGTGAGTTCCTGCCCGGAATCATCGGTGCCGGGAGGGAAGGGTGATTTCTATGAGAAGGACAACCTACATAGTCTCTGTTGCTCCGGCATGTGGACCGGCGAGCATAATCATTTCCGTCACCAGTCGATCGATAGAAACGAGACAACGAACGATCCGAGGCACTGTGGTCGCTACAGACGATTCCGTCGATCTTTAGACTATCTGGGTGCAAGTATTGCTCCCTACATAACGAAGCGCACCTGGGCGAAGGTTGTGTGCCGACAGATACGAGGATTATGAGAGAGAAACAGCTGCCCGTAAGACGCATATCACGTACCTCAAGATAGCTAATGGTTTGATGATCGATCAAGCAGATGGAGGTCATCATGGCGAGCTCAGAGCACAATACGAGAATCCGTGAGATTCAGGGTCAATCAGATATCTCTTCAGCACTGCTTCAGTCAAGCTGCCTGAGATGCGGCGGTCTCATGGTGAACGAAGTCTCCATGGACCTGATGAACAGCAGTAGCGAACTGGAATGTGCCACAAAACGATGCGTGCAGTGCGGTGACATCCTTGATCCTGTCATCTTGCGAAATCGTCGCATTCGTCAAGAACCCATGCCAGTCCAACGTGACGGACACTCGTTGCCAAGCAACTCGGCAATAGGACGTGGATAGACAGCATGTCATGTGGTCAATATGAATCAGATTTTGCTTAGGGATAGTGCGATCATGACTTTGGAATAGGCGGGTAACGATGGTCAGGCAACCAGGGTAGTCCTGGTGTTCTAAAACAAGGGGGGTGTTCTATGCGGAGTCGAATGGTCTTTCAGGTGGCATTGGGAGTGGCATTGATATGCGGAGCAATCTCCGTCGCAACAGCGGCGGACATGCCGACCAGCGAGAAGGACATGGTGCTCATCCCGAAGGGCGAGTTTACCATGGGCAGCAGCGAACATTCGGATGAGGCTAAGCACCAGGTGGTGCTTGATGCCTATCTGATCGATAAGTTCGAAGCCTCGAATGCACGATACAAAGAGTTCATGAAGGCTGCCGGTCACCCGGCACCAGCCTATTGGGATGACCCGCGACTTAATAAGCCAAGTCACCCGGTTGTGGGTGTGAGCTGGACTGATGCGAGCGCATTCTGCAAATGGGAGGGCAAGCGTCTTCCGACTGAAGCAGAGTGGGAGAGAGCGGCAAAAGGACCAGACGGAGACAATCATTATCCATGGGGACACACACTTGACCCGAAAAAGGCCAATTATGGTCAGAACGTTGGCCGCACAACGCCCGTGGATTCCTATCCAGACGGAGTCAGCGGGTTTGGGGTCTACAACATGGCCGGCAACGTCTTCGAGTGGGTGGAGGATTGGTATGACCTGACCTACTATAAGAACAGCCCGGCCATGAACCCACGGGGCGCAGAGAAGGGCTACAACTTCGCCAACCAAGGACCGGTGCGGGTACTGCGCGGCGGTTCATGGCTTGCGCCAGAAACGTCACTACACACGAGTCACCGATTCTGGAATCAGCCGGACAACAACTCCTACGGCGTCGGTCTCGGATTCCGTTGCGCAAAGTCAGCCCAGACGGTGTCCGACGAAGCCGCGCAAGCAGCCCGCGACTCATTCGTGCAGGCGCTAGTCGCTATGGGTGCTGAGAAGCACGCCGATGCATTGGCTTCTATTGAGAAGGCATTGGCGTCGGATCCGGGGAACCAGGAGTACCTTGCAACCCGTGAACTGATCAAGAAGAGCATGAAGAAGAAATAGTGGCGTGACTGACGAGGGGGGCGTTCGCCCCCCTCCGATGGCCGAGGTCGTTAGGGAGGTCTCACGTGAGTACATCGGAAACCACGAGTTCAAGTCACTCGATAGCGAACCCAGCGGCAATCCCAGGAACCTCCCTCGTCCTTCTCACTGGTGCGAGTGGCTACATCGGCGGACGTCTCCTGCCGTCTTTGGAGAATCAGGGTTACCGCCTGCGCTGTCTGGCCAGGCGCCCAGAGATTCTTACGCCGAAGGTCAGTCCATCAACGGAAGTTGTCGCAGGTGACGTCCTCGATCGAGCGAGTCTCGACAACGCGTTACGCGGAGTCGACGTCGCCTACTACATGGTCCACTCCATGAGTTCGACTGGCTCGTTTGAGGAGAACGACCGGCAGGCGGCGCGGAACTTTAGTGAGGCAGCGAAGGCAGCGGGTGTGAAGGGCCTCATCTATGTAGGAGGCTTGGGCAGCGACGAAGAGGAGCTGTCAACACATCTGCGTAGTCGGCACGAGGTTGGAGACATCTTGAGGCAGTCGGGCATCCCACTGTGTGAGTTTCGCGCCTCGGCCGTGATTGGTTCCGGTAGTGCCTCGTTTGAGCTCGTTCGCGCACTGGTAGAACGTTTGCCGATCATGCTCACACCAAAATGGGTCAAGGGGAAGGCGCAGCCAATCGGAATCGACGACTTGCTGGATTACCTGATAGAAGCGCTTCGGATTCCGACCTCCAGTTATCGCATCTACGAAGTCGGCGGGGCGGACAAAGTCTCCTACGCGGAGATGATGCGTGCGTACGGGCGGCAGCGTGGCCTTAAGCCTCTTATCATCCCAGTGCCGGTCCTCACCCCTTGGCTGTCTGCTCTGTGGTTGGGGTTGATCACGCCGCTCTACGCTCGCATCGGCCGAGCGATCATTGAGAGCATCGTCCATGTCACGGTGGTACGGGACAATGCTGCGCTGACGACCTTCTCTGTGCGTCCGATGGGAATCGACGAGGCCATACGCCGTGCCCTGGCCCATGAAGAGACGCATTTCGCCGCCACGCGCTGGTCCGACTCGCTCTCTTCTTCCGGCAGGCAGCGGTCGTGGGGAGGCGTCCGGTTCGGCACGCGCATCGTCGATTCACGGACGTTGACAGTTGAAGCGCCGGCTGACGTTGTCTTCAGATGCATCGAGAGGATCGGCGGTGACCATGGCTGGTATGCCTGCGACTGGTTGTGGCGGGTGCGCGGCTTCATCGACCTCCTTCAAGGAGGTGTCGGCATGGGACGGGGGCGGCGTTCTCCCACGGCCCTCCGCGTCGGCGACACGGTCGACTCATTTCGCGTCGAAGCGATTGAGCCGAATCGGCGCCTGCGGCTCAAGTCCGAGATGAATTTGCCCGGGCGGGCGTGGCTGGAGTTCGAGGTGACGGAGACCGGCTCTTCAACGCAGATACGTCAGACAGCGATCTTTGATCCGGTGGGACTGAAAGGTCAACTGTACTGGTATTCCCTCTACGGGCCGCACGAGCTTGTATTCAATGGGATGTTACGGGGAATCGCGCAAGCAGCGTTGCAAGAAATGAAGGACCTCGATATGTCGAAAATACCAAATGGGCAGACGGCGACGCAGCACCGCCGCTGAACCGGGCGTGTCGAGAGAGGCGCGACCGCTCCTATGGAGAAACTACGAAGAAATCAACTTGTGATGGAGGTCCGCAATGCAAACAACACAAATCATTGTGATCGCGGTGTTGGCAACCGCATTCACCATAGTGAACCAGACAGTCCGTGCGGAGGAGCACCTGACACCAAAGGACATGGCATATATCGGGCAGGGAGGATCGGTGATGGGGCTCGACCGGGAACAACCCGTAGACACGGGCAAAAAGCTCACACTTTACGAACGACGGATGAAGACACCCTGGTCTGCCGACGCACTGAACGACGAAAGCCCCGCTCATATGGTGTTCTTGGATCCATACTTCATTGATAAGTACGAAGTCTCGAACAAAGACTATGGTGATTTCATCAAGACAAAAGGTCACCCGGCTCCGGCTTACTGGGACGATCCCCGTTTAAATAAGTCCCAACTGCCCGTCGTCGGGGTGAATTGGGAGGATGCGAGAGCCTTCTGCGAATATCGCGGCAAACGGCTGCCGACGGAAGCAGAGTGGGAAAAGGCCGCCCGAGGGCCAGATGGTAATCTCTATCCCTGGGGCAACGCTTTTGATCCGGCGAAAGTCAATTATGGGAAAAAGCACGATGCCACCATGCCCGTTGATTCATACCCAGAAGGAGCCAGCTATTATGGCCTACACCACATGGCCGGCAATGTCTTCGAGTGGGTCTCAGACTGGTACGACCCCCGCTACTATGGACGGCTTGAAACGAGTGTGAATCCAAGCGGCCCGGCTCAACCCCTGTGGATGGGCGGAACCGGGACATACGTGGATCGTCTGACGGTCGGCGAGAAGCGGGTCATACGCGGTGGCTCCTGGATCGCCCCGGAGGGCACAACTAGGGCGACCCACCGGTTCTGGAATCATCCACTCAATAACAGCTACGGCGTGGGTCTGGGATTCCGCTGCGCGAAAACTGCCCCACCAGAAATCGATCAGCGTATCAAGGAAGCCGCCATCTTGACGTACGTCGAAATGGGGCGAGAACACTTCGCAGAGGCCCAGCAGGCCCTTGCTCAGGGATTGGCCCTTGACCCCAAGAATACAGAGCTGCTGGAGCTTCGGCAATTGATTGAGCAATCGATGAAGCGACCGTGAAGGAAGGTTTCACGGGTTCCTGATTATAGTTTGATCGTGACGGAGGCGCACAGATGATACACAACAAGATGCTTTATCGAGG is a genomic window of Candidatus Nitrospira kreftii containing:
- a CDS encoding hypothetical protein (conserved protein of unknown function), giving the protein MASYPLTIFFDGACPICDREIALMRRLDRHRRLLLCDFSRPDYDPTSINISPAELGRIIHARWGDGTVITGVDVFRAMWEAVGLGFLARLTRLSLVEPLVVRAYAWFARNRLKLTGRSHTCAGDACRSAGSSRKSL
- a CDS encoding hypothetical protein (conserved protein of unknown function) — encoded protein: MNTHRIHRVAKLTGLSRDVIRVWERRFEILKPTRGANRYRSYSDEDVALLRFLKEQLDAGGSIGELSKLGREELLNRARATAPQVSFVENAFSRLLQELLSSLNPFNRVIFEKRLNGAVAVIPFEEALHGILLPLQEQVGQLWHDGHLDVAIEHYVTRQIQQKIFSAMNQLPVAEFGAKVVVGCPPGEEHDIAAFAVAYRCRIRGCRVHYLGANVPLGSLAKLCNEVEPDLTIMSFPVALPEAHAAELVQTLADAVRPASDLAVGGHGALAMRDLFRTHNITVLESFTDLDHRLDRLMRQAVSRG
- a CDS encoding hypothetical protein (conserved protein of unknown function), which translates into the protein MASSEHNTRIREIQGQSDISSALLQSSCLRCGGLMVNEVSMDLMNSSSELECATKRCVQCGDILDPVILRNRRIRQEPMPVQRDGHSLPSNSAIGRG
- a CDS encoding hypothetical protein (conserved exported protein of unknown function), giving the protein MRSRMVFQVALGVALICGAISVATAADMPTSEKDMVLIPKGEFTMGSSEHSDEAKHQVVLDAYLIDKFEASNARYKEFMKAAGHPAPAYWDDPRLNKPSHPVVGVSWTDASAFCKWEGKRLPTEAEWERAAKGPDGDNHYPWGHTLDPKKANYGQNVGRTTPVDSYPDGVSGFGVYNMAGNVFEWVEDWYDLTYYKNSPAMNPRGAEKGYNFANQGPVRVLRGGSWLAPETSLHTSHRFWNQPDNNSYGVGLGFRCAKSAQTVSDEAAQAARDSFVQALVAMGAEKHADALASIEKALASDPGNQEYLATRELIKKSMKKK
- a CDS encoding NAD(P)-dependent oxidoreductase, whose translation is MSTSETTSSSHSIANPAAIPGTSLVLLTGASGYIGGRLLPSLENQGYRLRCLARRPEILTPKVSPSTEVVAGDVLDRASLDNALRGVDVAYYMVHSMSSTGSFEENDRQAARNFSEAAKAAGVKGLIYVGGLGSDEEELSTHLRSRHEVGDILRQSGIPLCEFRASAVIGSGSASFELVRALVERLPIMLTPKWVKGKAQPIGIDDLLDYLIEALRIPTSSYRIYEVGGADKVSYAEMMRAYGRQRGLKPLIIPVPVLTPWLSALWLGLITPLYARIGRAIIESIVHVTVVRDNAALTTFSVRPMGIDEAIRRALAHEETHFAATRWSDSLSSSGRQRSWGGVRFGTRIVDSRTLTVEAPADVVFRCIERIGGDHGWYACDWLWRVRGFIDLLQGGVGMGRGRRSPTALRVGDTVDSFRVEAIEPNRRLRLKSEMNLPGRAWLEFEVTETGSSTQIRQTAIFDPVGLKGQLYWYSLYGPHELVFNGMLRGIAQAALQEMKDLDMSKIPNGQTATQHRR
- a CDS encoding hypothetical protein (conserved protein of unknown function) — its product is MQTTQIIVIAVLATAFTIVNQTVRAEEHLTPKDMAYIGQGGSVMGLDREQPVDTGKKLTLYERRMKTPWSADALNDESPAHMVFLDPYFIDKYEVSNKDYGDFIKTKGHPAPAYWDDPRLNKSQLPVVGVNWEDARAFCEYRGKRLPTEAEWEKAARGPDGNLYPWGNAFDPAKVNYGKKHDATMPVDSYPEGASYYGLHHMAGNVFEWVSDWYDPRYYGRLETSVNPSGPAQPLWMGGTGTYVDRLTVGEKRVIRGGSWIAPEGTTRATHRFWNHPLNNSYGVGLGFRCAKTAPPEIDQRIKEAAILTYVEMGREHFAEAQQALAQGLALDPKNTELLELRQLIEQSMKRP